The Nitrospinaceae bacterium DNA window GAGGAGGCGGTGGCGGCCGAGGCGGATCAAATTCTGCCATTTTCCATCGATGAGGCACGCCTGAGAAGTCAAAAAATTAGAAAGGTCGAGGTGGACGGTGAGACGATGGACGAATATCTAATCATCGCCGTAAGGAAAAAAGCGATTGCCGACACGATCGATCTCTTCAAGCATCTGAAATTTGAGCCCATGCTCGTTGATTTGAATTTTCTTGCCATTGAAAGTGCTTATGCTCTTTCGGGGATGGATGAGGACGGTGAGCCCACAGCTCTTGTAGATATCGGTGCCTCTGAAACGATGATTCATATTGTTCAGGGGAGCCGTACTCTGATGACTCGCTATGTGCCTTTGGGTGGTGCATCTGTTACGCAAAAAATAGGTGAAAATTTAAAAGTAAATAGGCTTGAAGCCGAGGGAATTAAAACGGGCTCAAAACCATCTCCGAGCCCTCGGGCGGTGGCCGACGCGATTCGCTCTGAGGTCGAACGTCTTGCGCGTGAACTTGGTCGAACCTATCAGATGCATGCTCAAGCATATCCAGAGTTTCAGGTTCGGCGGATGGTGCTGAGTGGTGGTGGGGTTCACCTTGACGGACTGCCAGGCTATTTGGCTGCTTCTCTCGATATTCCCGTCGAACTAATCGAGCCTTTTCGAAAGGTGGATGTGCCCTCCAATTCATTTGATCCTGATTTCGTTGACTTGCTGTCACCCATCGCCGCTGTTGGGGCGGGGTTGGCTTGGCGTGCTATGGCTGCGGCATGAAAAACGTACGGGTAAATTTTGGGGATCGCAGCTATACGATCACAATCGGTCGCGGTGCGCTCAATAATCTGGGAAGTGCAGCAAAAAAATATTTTCCAGGTGGTCGCGCGCTAGTTGTCACAGATAAAAATGTGGGCCCTTTGCTGGGTGAGAGGGTGCTTGAATCGCTCAAGCAAGCCGGATGCGATGCCGCACTTTATGCTGTGCCTCCGGGTGAGCGGAGTAAGTCGCTTGTCCAACTGTCGAAAATATTTGACCGGCTCGCTGCACTGAAAATTGAGAGGGGCTGCGGTGTTGTTGCTCTGGGGGGCGGGGTGGTTGGCGACCTCGCCGGTTTCGCGGCGGCAACATATCTCAGGGGGCTGCCATATATCCAGGTTCCAACGACGCTGCTGGCCCAGGTGGATAGTGCCGTTGGTGGGAAAACCGCCGTTGACCACAAGGCGGGGAAAAATCTTATTGGTGCGTTTTATCAGCCGGCTGCTGTGTTCGCAGAATTGGGTGCCTTCAGGTCACTCCCCGAGCGACACTATCGCGCAGGCCTTGCCGAGGTCGTTAAGCATGCTGCGATAGGTGATCCTCGGCTCTTTAGTTTTCTTGAGAAAAATGCCGCTCGGGTGCTCAGGCGCGAGGTGGCGGTGATGGCGCATGTTGTGGCCGTGAATTGCCGCCTCAAGGCACGCGTTGTCGAGGCCGACGAGCGTGAGTCGGGCCTCCGTGAAACCTTGAATTTTGGTCACACCCTTGGCCATGCCGTTGAGTTGATGGCTGGCTACTCGGACAGTCTTTTTCATGGAGAGGCCGTGGCCATTGGAATGTCGGCGGCGGTGCGGCTGTCCTTGGCCGCCGGGCGTTGTCGTGAAGATGATGTTGAGCGCCTGATAGCTCTCATTGAGCGTTTTGGGCTACCCACGGGCATGAAAAAGCCCCCCGAGACGCGGGTGCTTAGGGCTGCCTTGGCCCGTGATAAGAAAACAAGGAAAGGTCTTCCAAAGTTCGTTCTCATGGATAAAATTGGTGGTGTGAGCACGGGACAAGAGGTTCCGGCCTCTCGGTGGCGGGCGGCGCTGGCGCTTGCTCGGCGGTAATTCCATCGTCCCCGGTGGCTGCATTCCTGGCCCCCGCTCTCTCGTTGACGATTCGGCCACCACTGGCCTACCATCCCCATTCTTAAGGTCGATTCTTGCTATATGGAAGGTGACGAGTTGCGAATTTTATTGTTGAACGGCGCGAATTTGAATCTCCTGGGAACAAGGGAGCCCGAAATTTACGGCGATACAACGCTAGCTGATCTTGAAGCCTCGCTCGCGGTTGTTGCACGCGCCGAAGGGGTGGAACTTGATTGTTTCCAGTCTAATGTCGAGGGTGAATTAGTGGACGCACTCCAGCGCGCCGGGGGCGCATTGGCCCCTGAGCAGGGGAAGCCTCCCGCTGGACGGTGCGCTGCATGCATTTTTAATCCGGGTGGATATACCCATACGAGTGTTGTGCTTAGGGACGCCATCGGTGGCCTCGACCTTCCTGTTTACGAGGTGCACATCTCGAACGTACTCACCCGCGAGGAATTTCGTCATCTTTCGATGATCGGCCCCGTATCGGCGGGCTCGTTCATTGGACTTGGCAACTATGGTTATCTCTCGGCACTACGAGCGGCTATCGACAAAAATGTAAAGGGAGAAGAGTTTCCACCGAGCGAGGCGAGATGAGCGAGCGTCTTAAGGCCCTACGGCGAAAAATGCGGAGGGAGGGCGTCTCAGCTCTTGCGGTGACTGATCTTCGGAATCTCCGCTATCTGACAGGCTTTACTGGAACTGCCGGTGGATGTTTCGTGACAGAGCGCTCGGCGGTGTTTATCACCGATTTCAGATACCGCTCCCAGGTTTCCCGCCAGGTAGATAAGGCATTTAAATTTTCTGAGCATAATCACCCGATCATTGGAATTGCTGCCGAGGCGAAAAAGAGCAGGGTGAAAACCCTTGGGTTTGAGGAATCGGCTCTTACCTACAATTTATATAGCCGGCTCAAGAAAGAGGTTCGAGGCGTTCGGCTAGTGCCTGTCCAAGGTCTTGTGGAGGGGTTGAGGCTCCTGAAAGATAAAAAAGAAGTGCGTCTCCTCCGTCGGGGAGCGAAGCTGAATAAAGAGGCGCTCTCGGAGGCTGCGTTGATGATGGGCCCCGGCGTTACAGAACTAGAAGTCTCTCTAGCGCTCGAGGTGGCTATGCGAGAGCGAGGGGCTAGTGGTCCGGCCTTTGATTTTATCGTGGCCTCGGGGACGCGGGGGGCGCTTCCGCACGGGGTCGCCTCGAGCCGATCTTTGCGTCGAGGAGATTTGATTACTATAGACTACGGGGCCGTGGTGGAAGGCTACCACGCGGATACAACCCGAGTTTTTTCGCTTGGAGAACCATCGAAGAAAGCCCAGAGAATCTACGATATTGTTCTCAAGGCGCAAATGGCGGCGGTGGATACCGTTGGTCCGAATGTGAAATGCGGTGATGTGGATGAGGCTGCTAGGCGCGTAATTCGGGAAGAGGGTTTTGGTAAGTTTTTTGGGCACGGTACGGGACACGGAGTGGGGCTGGACATTCATGAGGGCCCTCGTCTTGGGCCGGGTGTCGAGGAGCGCCTCAAGCCGGGTATGATGGTTACAATTGAGCCGGGCATCTATCTGCCGGGCTGGAGCGGCGTTCGCATCGAGGATATGGTGCTTGTCACGGAGAGGGGCAAGGAAGTTCTTACAAGAGCCATTACAAAGGACCTGGTTGTTTTATAGCGTATTATACGCAAGGAGATTGATGGCTTATGCCTTCGACAAGCGATTTTAGAAACGGTCTCAAAATCGAGATGGATGGCACACCGTTTATCATGGTTGAATTTCAGCACGTCAAACCGGGCAAGGGGGGTGCCTTTGTTCGAACGAAGCTCAAGAACCTCAGGTCAGGACGCGTCATCGAGAAAACTTTTCGCTCCGGCGAGTCGGTGGAAGCCGCCGATATCGACCAAAAAGAGATGCAATACCTCTACCGGGACGGAGACATGTTTGTTTTCATGGACACCTCGGACTACGACCAAACCTCTCTTACAAAAGAAAGTATTGGTGAGGGCGTCAAATGGCTCAAGGAAGAGTCGGTTTGTGACATCATGTTTTATAAAGGTGACGCAATTTCGGTCGATCTCCCAACATTTGTCGAGTTGGCTATTGCAGTAGCTGAGCCCGGCCTGAAAGGTGACACGGCGGCCGGGGCCACGAAACCTGCTGAACTAGAGACGGGCGCTACGGTGAACGTCCCGCTATTTCTGAACGAGGGCGATATTCTCAAGATCGACACCCGAACAGGAGAGTATATCGAACGGGTAAAATCGTCCTGAGTGGCCATGGTTGCCATCTCGGGGGAACTGGTTTTTTCTTGCCTTCGTTGAAACGCATGTTATTATTTTGATATTCCTGGGCAGATAATGTTTCTGCCTGATTGTAGAATCTTAATGCAATTCACGGGTGTTGGCCGGATTTAGCCTATTCCGATTCGAAGCCGGTCTTAAAAAATGGATTGAATGGAGGTCATAAATGTACCGGACGATAATTCGCATAGTTGTTTCCATGGTGTTTATGGCACTCCTGGCCCTTCCCTCGGGAGCGGGAGCTGCGGTGATAAAGATTGGTGTAGCTGGTCCGCTCACTGGAGATCAGGCTGCATTCGGGGAGATGTTGAAAAACGGGGCGCTCCTCGCCGTATCGGAGTGGAACAATAAGGGCGGGGTATCGGTCGGCGGCAAGAAAATGAAGGTGGAAATTCTCTGGGGTGATGACAGGCACGACCCCCGTGAAGGTGTTTCCATAGCGCATAAGTTTGTGAACTCTGGCGTGGTGGGTGTAGTCGGCCATTTCAACAGTTCTGTCTCCATCCCCGCCTCGACGGTATATGCCGAGTCCGGTGTTGTTCAGATTACCCCCGCATCGACGAACCCCAAGCTGACCGAGCAAAATTTCAATACCGTGTTCCGTGTTTGTGGGCGGGACGATCAGCAAGGAGAGGTGGCCGCCGCTTTCATCGTGGGCAAACTCAAAAAAACACGAGTGGCCATTCTCCACGATAAGACGACCTATGGGCAGGGTCTTGCAAACGAGACAAAACGTTTTCTTGAGGCCAAGGGAGTCAAGCCGGTTTTCTACAGCGGAATTATTCAGGGCGACAAAGATTTCTCGCCCGTGCTCACAGCGATGAAACAGAAAAATCCCGAAGTCGTTTTCTTCGGAGGTATTCACCCCGAGGCTATTCTTTTGGTCAAGCAGATGCGCGAGCACCTTGGCATTAAGGCTGATTTCGTCTCGGGAGACGGTGTGTTTGTCGATGAGTTCTACAAGATTGCCGGAAAATCCGCCGAGGGCAGTTATCTCACCTTCACGCCCGATCAGGCCAAGATTCCCGCCGCTAAAGGTATTATCAAAAAACACCGTGAGCGATTCGGAAAAGAGGTCGGCGCCTACACGATATACAGCTACGTGGCGGCCAACATGATTCTCTCCTCTATCGCCGAGACGGGTTCAACCAAGGGCGCGAAGATGGCGAAGTACATGCGGAGCAAGGTGTGGAGTACGGCGCTGGGTAAGATTCAGTTCAACAAAAAGGGCGACGTGCTTGAGAGTCCATATGTCTTTTGGCAAGTGCGGGGGAGTAAGTTTGTACAGATCGATTAAGAAGGCACGAGGTATGAATTCATAAACAAAAAGGGGAGACTGAAAAGTCTCCTTTTTTTGTGACTTCAAGAAAGGTGCCGCATGTTTACGCAGCAGCTTGTCAATGGCGTTGTCGTTGGTGCCGTCTACGCCTTGGTTGCGCTGGGCTATACGCTAGTCTACGGAATTCTCAAGCTCATTAATTTTGCCCACGGCGAAATCTACATGATTGGCGCCTACATTGGCATTGCGACTCTCTCCGTTCTAGGCTCGATGGGTATTACCCAATTTTCCGTCGCTCTTACCATTGTTCTCGTTTTTTTTATTCCTATGATTTATTGTGCCGCCTATGGCGTTACCATGGAGCGAGTCGCCTATCGGCCACTTCGAAACGCGCCTCGGCTCTCTCCACTTATTAGCGCCATTGGCATGAGTATTTTTCTTCAAAACTACGTTCAAGTTGCACAGGGGGCCCGGGACAAGGCGTTTCCCAACCTTCTTGCGCTGGGCGGTTTCGAGCTATGGGGCGCCTACATCAGCGGCCTGCAAATCTTTATTCTCTTGACGGCGTTAGGCATCATGGCCGCGTTACAGTTGTTCATCCAGAAAACGAAACTAGGTCGGGCCATGCGGGCGACCGCCCAGGACCGCACCATGGCCTCCCTCGTTGGTGTGGACGTTAATCGGGTCATCGCCGCCACCTTTGCCATCGGCTCGGCTCTTGCCGCCATCGCCGGGGTGATGGTGGGCATGTACTACGGTCTTGTTAATCACTACAGCGGTTTCATTACAGGGATGAAGGCATTCACGGCGGCTGTACTTGGCGGTATTGGCAGTGTGCCAGGGGCGCTTCTGGGTGGATTTTTACTCGCTATGCTTGAGAGCTTTTGGGCGGGCTATGTTTCGGCCATCTATAAAGATGTATTCGCCTTCGCCGTGCTGGTCGTCGTTCTCATCTTCCGGCCCGAGGGTCTTCTCGGCGCTTCGGAAAATACGGATAGGGGGTAGCGCGGCATGCGTATGGCATCGGTTCCCCTTGTCGGTCTCTGGTTCGCTTTTCTGGCGCTTCCCCTTTCTGGGCCCCGGGGAGCCATTGGTATTGGAATTGCCTGTGCGATATGTGTCTTGATCGTACATATCTTGCGGGCCGCCTTGAAGGCAGGACCCATAGCAGAGCGAGCCGCCCGTCTTCAAAGAGGGGCCGCACGATTTTGGGAGCGCTTCGAGGAGACGATACGCAACAAAAAATTCGCGCCTTTTTTCCTCCTCGGCCTTTTGCTGCTTCCATGGATGCTTGATCGATATTCAACGGATGTTCTTGTCGTCACGGGTATTTACGTTATGCTCGCCCTCGGGCTTAACGTTGTCGTGGGTTTTGCCGGTTTGCTCGACTTGGGTTATGTCGCTTTTTATGCTGTGGGTGCATATACATATGCACTCTTGAACGCATGGATTGGATTGTCTTTTTGGCCTGCACTTTTTGCGGGCGGTGCCCTGTCAATGATTTTTGGAATTCTTCTCGGCATACCGGTGCTTCGGCTCAGAGGCGATTACCTTGCCATCGTGACGCTCGGTTTTGGCGAAATCATCCGTCTCGTACTCAACAACTGGGACGGCTTGACCAATGGGCCGAACGGCATCCTCAATATAGGTCGCCCCTTCATTGGGACTCATAAACTTTATCAACCGATGCATTTTTTCTACCTCGTTGTTGTGCTCTGCTTTATTACGTTGTTCGTCGTTGGTCGTCTGAACCGTAGCCGCCTTGGCCGTGCCTGGGCGGCCCTTCGTGAAGATGAGACGGCGGCCGAGTGCATGGGCATTAACATTACCTATACCAAGCTGACCGCCTTCGCCTTTGGTGCCACTTGGGCAGGTGTGGCGGGAGTCGTGTTCGCCGCCAAGCAGACATTCGTATCGCCCGAGAGTTTTAATTTCTTCGAATCGGTGATTATCCTCTGCATGGTGGTGCTCGGCGGTATGGGCAGTATTCCGGGCGTCATACTCGGGGCGCTGGTGCTCACGGTGCTGCCCGAGGCGCTACGCGATTTGACCCTCTATCGCCCTATGATTCTCGGTGGGTCAATGGTTCTCATGATGGTTCTTCGGCCCCAGGGATTTATCAAGATGAGTGGCCAGCGTCTTTCTGTTGATAAGGCCCGGCTACCCGATGCGGCTCGCGAGGAGGGTGGCGCATGAGCGGCGTACGGCTTTTGGAATGCGCTGGGCTCACTAAGCGCTTCGGGGGTGTGATGGCGCTCGAATCTCTTGATTTTGAAGTGAACGAAGGCGAAATTTTGAGTCTAATCGGACCAAATGGCGCAGGAAAAACAACCGCTTTTAACGTGATCACAGGCATGTCTCCCCCAACCGAAGGGGATGTCCGACTGCACGGCGAAAGTCTCGTCGGCCTTAAACCGGATGCTGTTGTGCGGTGCGGTATCACGCGGACCTTTCAAAACATCCGGTTGTTCCGCGGAATGAGCGTTATGGAAAATGTGCTGGTAGGTCGGCACAGCAAGTTGAAAACGGGGCCTGTTGGCGCCGTTCTGAGGACTCCTGGCGCTATTGAGGAAGAGCGATCAGCTGTTGAATTTGCTTTGGCGCTTTTGTCTTTTGCAGGCATCGCGTCTCACGCCACAGATCGTGCCGGAGCGCTTTCCTATGGGGACCAGCGTCGTCTCGAAATCGCCCGGGCCTTGGCGAGCGAGCCCCAGCTTATTCTTCTCGATGAGCCCGCCGCCGGGATGAATCCCCGTGAGAAGAGCGAACTGAACGAATTGATGCTCGCCATCAGAGCGCGCGGGGTGACTGTGCTTTTAATAGAGCATGATATGAAGGTCGTCATGGGCATCTCGGACCGCATCGTCGTCATCGATCATGGCGAAAAGATTTTCCAAGGGGATCCGGCAGACGTTAGGCGGGACCCCAGGGTTCTCGAAGCTTATCTGGGGGCTTCGTATGCTTGAAGTGGATGACATTCATTTCTACTACGGGCAGATTCATGCGCTTCAGGGGGTGTCCTTTGAAGTCAGGCCGGGCAAGGTTGCTTGCCTGATCGGAAGTAATGGGGCGGGAAAATCTACGACTCTGATGTCGATCAGTGCGGTGAATCCTGTGTCGCGAGGCGCTATCCGCTTTGAAGGAGAGCCAATACATGCCCTCAAGCCTGAGCACATTGTCCAGCGAGGTATATGCCAGGTGCCCGAGGGGAGACGTATATTCCAGACACTCTCGGTGCTCGAAAATCTTGAGATGGGCGCTTTTCTTCGGAATGACGCTGAGGAGGTGAGCCGGGACCTGGATCATGTATATTCCCTGTTCCCAATTCTTTTTGAGCGCCGCCGCCAACGGGGGGGCACGCTCTCTGGCGGGGAGCAGCAGATGCTCGCCATTGGCCGGGCACTCATGGCGCGGCCAAGGCTCCTTCTACTTGATGAGCCCTCGCTTGGTCTGGCACCTAAGATTGTCGAGACAATTTTCGAGGTATTGGGAAAAATTAGGGAAGAGGGAACCGGCATTTTCCTCGTCGAGCAGAATGCGCACATTGCCCTTGGTTTCGCCGATTGGGGTTATGTCATGGAGGGTGGGCGCATTGTCATGAGTGATCGGCCCGAGGTCTTGCGCAACTCTCCCGAGGTCCGAGAGGCGTATCTGGGCGAGTAGTTAATTGTTAAGGCGCATCTCCCGCCGACGGATGGCGGGTTGTCCGACACAGAAGTTCATTTTTTGAAAAGGAGAATTCGATGATCTACGAGTTGCGGATTTATACGATTAAACCGGGCACCACGCAGGAGTATTACGAAAAATTCCACGAGTCTTTTGAGGATCGACAGAAGCTCTCTCGAATGATCGGAATCTTCCATACTGATGTCGGCGACCTGAACAAGATTATGCACATTTGGGAGTACGAGGACCACGGCCAGCGGGCCCAAATTCGCGCCGAAACCTCTAAGCACGAGTGGTGGCCGCCCCCCATCGGCCATCTGCTTGAGAACCAGACCACCAAGATCGTGACCACGCCGCCGTTTCGTCCAGAGCCTCGTCTCGGCGAGTACGGAAGCGTCTATGAGGTG harbors:
- a CDS encoding ABC transporter ATP-binding protein, producing the protein MLEVDDIHFYYGQIHALQGVSFEVRPGKVACLIGSNGAGKSTTLMSISAVNPVSRGAIRFEGEPIHALKPEHIVQRGICQVPEGRRIFQTLSVLENLEMGAFLRNDAEEVSRDLDHVYSLFPILFERRRQRGGTLSGGEQQMLAIGRALMARPRLLLLDEPSLGLAPKIVETIFEVLGKIREEGTGIFLVEQNAHIALGFADWGYVMEGGRIVMSDRPEVLRNSPEVREAYLGE
- the pilM gene encoding pilus assembly protein PilM, which encodes EEAVAAEADQILPFSIDEARLRSQKIRKVEVDGETMDEYLIIAVRKKAIADTIDLFKHLKFEPMLVDLNFLAIESAYALSGMDEDGEPTALVDIGASETMIHIVQGSRTLMTRYVPLGGASVTQKIGENLKVNRLEAEGIKTGSKPSPSPRAVADAIRSEVERLARELGRTYQMHAQAYPEFQVRRMVLSGGGVHLDGLPGYLAASLDIPVELIEPFRKVDVPSNSFDPDFVDLLSPIAAVGAGLAWRAMAAA
- a CDS encoding aminopeptidase P family protein; this translates as MSERLKALRRKMRREGVSALAVTDLRNLRYLTGFTGTAGGCFVTERSAVFITDFRYRSQVSRQVDKAFKFSEHNHPIIGIAAEAKKSRVKTLGFEESALTYNLYSRLKKEVRGVRLVPVQGLVEGLRLLKDKKEVRLLRRGAKLNKEALSEAALMMGPGVTELEVSLALEVAMRERGASGPAFDFIVASGTRGALPHGVASSRSLRRGDLITIDYGAVVEGYHADTTRVFSLGEPSKKAQRIYDIVLKAQMAAVDTVGPNVKCGDVDEAARRVIREEGFGKFFGHGTGHGVGLDIHEGPRLGPGVEERLKPGMMVTIEPGIYLPGWSGVRIEDMVLVTERGKEVLTRAITKDLVVL
- a CDS encoding ABC transporter ATP-binding protein, whose amino-acid sequence is MSGVRLLECAGLTKRFGGVMALESLDFEVNEGEILSLIGPNGAGKTTAFNVITGMSPPTEGDVRLHGESLVGLKPDAVVRCGITRTFQNIRLFRGMSVMENVLVGRHSKLKTGPVGAVLRTPGAIEEERSAVEFALALLSFAGIASHATDRAGALSYGDQRRLEIARALASEPQLILLDEPAAGMNPREKSELNELMLAIRARGVTVLLIEHDMKVVMGISDRIVVIDHGEKIFQGDPADVRRDPRVLEAYLGASYA
- the aroB gene encoding 3-dehydroquinate synthase — translated: MKNVRVNFGDRSYTITIGRGALNNLGSAAKKYFPGGRALVVTDKNVGPLLGERVLESLKQAGCDAALYAVPPGERSKSLVQLSKIFDRLAALKIERGCGVVALGGGVVGDLAGFAAATYLRGLPYIQVPTTLLAQVDSAVGGKTAVDHKAGKNLIGAFYQPAAVFAELGAFRSLPERHYRAGLAEVVKHAAIGDPRLFSFLEKNAARVLRREVAVMAHVVAVNCRLKARVVEADERESGLRETLNFGHTLGHAVELMAGYSDSLFHGEAVAIGMSAAVRLSLAAGRCREDDVERLIALIERFGLPTGMKKPPETRVLRAALARDKKTRKGLPKFVLMDKIGGVSTGQEVPASRWRAALALARR
- a CDS encoding NIPSNAP family protein, encoding MIYELRIYTIKPGTTQEYYEKFHESFEDRQKLSRMIGIFHTDVGDLNKIMHIWEYEDHGQRAQIRAETSKHEWWPPPIGHLLENQTTKIVTTPPFRPEPRLGEYGSVYEVRTYSVIPGKIPNVIEKWTENLPPREELSPLAALFMTESGPLNEWIHMWAYKDMNHRTEMRDKSRELPNWPPGSRPFLLKQNSEIWVPGPYSLMK
- a CDS encoding branched-chain amino acid ABC transporter substrate-binding protein → MYRTIIRIVVSMVFMALLALPSGAGAAVIKIGVAGPLTGDQAAFGEMLKNGALLAVSEWNNKGGVSVGGKKMKVEILWGDDRHDPREGVSIAHKFVNSGVVGVVGHFNSSVSIPASTVYAESGVVQITPASTNPKLTEQNFNTVFRVCGRDDQQGEVAAAFIVGKLKKTRVAILHDKTTYGQGLANETKRFLEAKGVKPVFYSGIIQGDKDFSPVLTAMKQKNPEVVFFGGIHPEAILLVKQMREHLGIKADFVSGDGVFVDEFYKIAGKSAEGSYLTFTPDQAKIPAAKGIIKKHRERFGKEVGAYTIYSYVAANMILSSIAETGSTKGAKMAKYMRSKVWSTALGKIQFNKKGDVLESPYVFWQVRGSKFVQID
- a CDS encoding branched-chain amino acid ABC transporter permease, with protein sequence MRMASVPLVGLWFAFLALPLSGPRGAIGIGIACAICVLIVHILRAALKAGPIAERAARLQRGAARFWERFEETIRNKKFAPFFLLGLLLLPWMLDRYSTDVLVVTGIYVMLALGLNVVVGFAGLLDLGYVAFYAVGAYTYALLNAWIGLSFWPALFAGGALSMIFGILLGIPVLRLRGDYLAIVTLGFGEIIRLVLNNWDGLTNGPNGILNIGRPFIGTHKLYQPMHFFYLVVVLCFITLFVVGRLNRSRLGRAWAALREDETAAECMGINITYTKLTAFAFGATWAGVAGVVFAAKQTFVSPESFNFFESVIILCMVVLGGMGSIPGVILGALVLTVLPEALRDLTLYRPMILGGSMVLMMVLRPQGFIKMSGQRLSVDKARLPDAAREEGGA
- a CDS encoding 3-dehydroquinate dehydratase, producing the protein MRILLLNGANLNLLGTREPEIYGDTTLADLEASLAVVARAEGVELDCFQSNVEGELVDALQRAGGALAPEQGKPPAGRCAACIFNPGGYTHTSVVLRDAIGGLDLPVYEVHISNVLTREEFRHLSMIGPVSAGSFIGLGNYGYLSALRAAIDKNVKGEEFPPSEAR
- the efp gene encoding elongation factor P: MPSTSDFRNGLKIEMDGTPFIMVEFQHVKPGKGGAFVRTKLKNLRSGRVIEKTFRSGESVEAADIDQKEMQYLYRDGDMFVFMDTSDYDQTSLTKESIGEGVKWLKEESVCDIMFYKGDAISVDLPTFVELAIAVAEPGLKGDTAAGATKPAELETGATVNVPLFLNEGDILKIDTRTGEYIERVKSS
- a CDS encoding branched-chain amino acid ABC transporter permease; translation: MFTQQLVNGVVVGAVYALVALGYTLVYGILKLINFAHGEIYMIGAYIGIATLSVLGSMGITQFSVALTIVLVFFIPMIYCAAYGVTMERVAYRPLRNAPRLSPLISAIGMSIFLQNYVQVAQGARDKAFPNLLALGGFELWGAYISGLQIFILLTALGIMAALQLFIQKTKLGRAMRATAQDRTMASLVGVDVNRVIAATFAIGSALAAIAGVMVGMYYGLVNHYSGFITGMKAFTAAVLGGIGSVPGALLGGFLLAMLESFWAGYVSAIYKDVFAFAVLVVVLIFRPEGLLGASENTDRG